A single genomic interval of Spirosoma linguale DSM 74 harbors:
- a CDS encoding amidohydrolase (PFAM: amidohydrolase; peptidase S9B dipeptidylpeptidase IV domain protein; WD40 domain protein beta Propeller; Amidohydrolase 3~KEGG: ank:AnaeK_1644 amidohydrolase), with product MQNIHSLFFLLTTIQFCLINLWPNTSRAYLADSIRVTVTEGTNMAADLSPDKRQIVIDLQGTIWLLPATGGVAKPLTDPLGDCRQPSWSPDGQRIAFHSFWDGRYHIWTVSATGGKPQQLTNGIYDDREPHWSPDGKQLVFASDRSGNYDIWQLNLADGKLTQLTNGSGNEFNPAYSPNGKQIAYISDRTDAPGVYILPLGGTEKLVAPTMSKLAGVSWHPDGSQLFYNLLNNTQSGLTSVSVSDGKARMLTEAKEDVFPFRTSWFSMDSYLYTADGLLKRGRLGSTTAQVIPFQVVITLPRNSYKRKTYDFDTQKPQLVKGIKGTSISPDGKQIAFAALGDLWLLTKGNKVPQRLTQGKAMEVEPGWSPDGSKLTYVSDRNGNMDVWIRDLKTGQDRLLADMSDDLHYPTWSPDGSKIAFYQSDPRNAWGRSTLYVADVTYTADVTAPKTRKLHESLFVPSQASWSPDGKTLAVSALHPYSSRYREGVSEVLLLSFDGKNDRYVSPAPNHSLATRGQNGPVWSPDGTKMAYVLDGLLWITDVKPDGTPIGTPRQLTTEQAETPTWTSDSKSLLFLATDIFKQVYLADGHIETHPMDLAWTISQPTGTVVVHAGRLFDGTANTYRNNVDIIIDGHRIKAILPHQVGRSGKLIDASTKTVIPGLFEMHTHQHSMVGEKIGRLWLSFGITSIREPGADPYDALERKESWASGVRPGPRQFFTGGLTDGNRIYYGAATSINSDEQLDRELNRAVQLDYDLIKTYVRMPDDKQQRITAFAHAHGLPVSSHEIFPAMRYDVDAVEHIGGTSRRGYSPKITAMNHSYQDVIQLLAKSGMNITPTASLQGGFSVLTTNDPSLLENRQYKTFYSEEYTNALQAGSAQYAKLSPGYLSNFGNLQKGVKALIDAGAHVTTGTDSPFVPYGMSLHTELQSFVSAGLTPYQALRSATLWAAETVGVSKDLGSVEPGKLADLVIVDGDPLTHIKDALNVEQVIRNGEVIPIDQLLARP from the coding sequence ATGCAAAATATCCATTCGCTATTCTTCCTTCTTACAACCATACAATTCTGCCTTATTAATCTCTGGCCGAATACCTCGCGTGCGTACCTGGCCGATTCTATCCGGGTGACTGTTACGGAAGGGACTAACATGGCCGCCGACCTTTCGCCCGATAAACGTCAGATTGTCATTGACTTGCAGGGAACGATCTGGCTTTTACCCGCAACAGGCGGAGTTGCCAAACCACTAACCGACCCGCTTGGCGATTGCCGTCAGCCTAGTTGGTCACCCGACGGACAGCGGATTGCGTTCCATTCGTTCTGGGACGGACGGTACCATATATGGACAGTTTCAGCAACCGGCGGCAAACCGCAGCAGCTAACAAATGGCATTTATGATGATCGAGAACCCCACTGGTCGCCGGATGGGAAACAGTTGGTTTTTGCTTCGGACAGAAGTGGTAACTACGACATCTGGCAGCTTAATCTGGCCGATGGCAAACTGACCCAGCTGACCAACGGCTCCGGCAATGAGTTTAACCCCGCTTACTCGCCGAATGGAAAGCAGATCGCGTATATTTCTGATCGAACGGATGCTCCCGGCGTTTACATCCTGCCGTTGGGCGGTACGGAAAAGCTCGTGGCACCCACAATGAGTAAGCTGGCTGGTGTATCGTGGCACCCCGATGGATCGCAGTTGTTCTATAATTTGTTGAACAATACCCAGAGCGGACTAACAAGCGTATCCGTAAGCGATGGTAAAGCCAGGATGCTAACCGAGGCCAAAGAAGACGTTTTCCCTTTCCGAACGAGCTGGTTTTCGATGGATAGTTATCTGTACACGGCCGACGGTTTGTTGAAACGGGGTCGGTTGGGTAGTACAACGGCGCAGGTAATTCCGTTTCAGGTCGTTATTACGCTGCCCCGGAATAGCTACAAACGAAAAACCTATGATTTCGACACCCAAAAACCTCAGCTTGTCAAAGGCATTAAAGGAACATCCATTTCGCCCGATGGCAAACAGATTGCCTTTGCCGCGCTGGGTGATCTATGGCTGTTGACTAAAGGCAACAAGGTTCCTCAACGCCTGACGCAGGGGAAAGCCATGGAAGTCGAACCAGGCTGGTCACCGGATGGTAGTAAACTAACGTACGTATCTGACCGAAACGGGAACATGGACGTCTGGATTCGTGACTTAAAAACCGGACAGGACCGGCTTCTGGCGGATATGTCCGATGACCTTCATTACCCAACCTGGTCACCAGACGGCAGCAAGATCGCCTTTTATCAAAGCGACCCGCGAAACGCCTGGGGCCGCAGTACGCTGTATGTGGCCGATGTCACGTACACGGCCGACGTGACCGCTCCTAAAACCAGAAAGCTGCACGAATCCTTATTCGTTCCGAGCCAGGCAAGCTGGTCGCCGGATGGAAAGACCCTGGCGGTGTCGGCCCTTCACCCCTACTCGTCGCGCTACCGCGAAGGGGTAAGTGAGGTGCTGCTCCTCTCCTTCGACGGAAAAAACGACCGCTATGTGTCGCCCGCACCCAACCATAGCTTGGCTACCAGGGGGCAGAATGGACCTGTTTGGTCGCCGGACGGCACTAAAATGGCGTACGTGCTTGATGGCCTGCTGTGGATTACCGACGTTAAACCGGATGGCACCCCGATTGGTACACCACGCCAGTTAACCACCGAGCAGGCCGAGACCCCTACCTGGACAAGCGATTCGAAAAGCCTGCTATTTCTGGCAACTGACATTTTCAAACAGGTTTATCTGGCAGACGGCCACATTGAGACCCACCCGATGGACCTAGCCTGGACAATCAGCCAGCCTACCGGAACGGTTGTTGTCCATGCCGGGCGCTTATTCGATGGGACGGCCAACACCTACCGCAACAACGTCGACATTATCATTGACGGGCACCGAATCAAGGCTATTCTCCCGCATCAGGTTGGTCGTTCGGGTAAATTAATCGATGCCTCAACAAAAACGGTTATTCCCGGCTTGTTCGAGATGCACACCCATCAGCACTCAATGGTAGGTGAAAAAATCGGTCGGTTGTGGTTGTCCTTCGGCATCACTTCCATCCGCGAGCCCGGCGCTGATCCGTACGATGCCCTCGAACGAAAAGAATCCTGGGCAAGTGGCGTGCGACCCGGTCCCCGACAATTCTTTACCGGCGGCTTAACCGATGGCAACCGAATTTATTACGGTGCCGCCACCAGCATCAACTCCGACGAGCAGCTTGACCGTGAACTCAACCGGGCCGTACAATTGGACTATGACCTGATCAAAACTTACGTTCGGATGCCCGATGATAAACAGCAGCGAATTACAGCCTTTGCCCATGCCCACGGATTACCGGTATCCTCCCATGAGATTTTCCCGGCCATGCGTTATGATGTCGATGCGGTAGAACACATCGGCGGCACCAGTCGGCGGGGCTATTCGCCCAAGATTACGGCCATGAACCACAGCTATCAGGATGTAATTCAGTTACTGGCCAAATCGGGCATGAACATTACCCCTACGGCTTCGCTTCAGGGTGGTTTTTCGGTACTAACAACCAACGATCCCAGCTTACTCGAAAACCGGCAGTATAAGACCTTCTATTCGGAAGAGTATACGAATGCCCTGCAAGCCGGTTCAGCGCAGTACGCCAAACTCAGTCCGGGTTACCTGAGCAACTTCGGCAATCTCCAAAAGGGTGTAAAAGCCCTTATTGACGCCGGAGCCCACGTTACAACCGGCACCGACAGTCCTTTCGTACCCTACGGCATGAGCCTGCATACCGAGCTTCAATCGTTTGTGAGCGCCGGGCTAACACCCTATCAGGCCTTGCGTTCGGCTACTTTATGGGCGGCCGAAACGGTGGGCGTCAGTAAAGATCTTGGATCGGTTGAACCGGGCAAGCTAGCCGATCTGGTGATTGTTGACGGCGATCCACTCACTCATATAAAGGATGCGCTTAATGTAGAGCAGGTTATTCGAAACGGCGAAGTTATACCGATTGATCAGTTACTCGCCCGCCCCTGA
- a CDS encoding V-type H(+)-translocating pyrophosphatase (KEGG: pca:Pcar_2001 membrane-bound proton- translocating pyrophosphatase~TIGRFAM: V-type H(+)-translocating pyrophosphatase~PFAM: Inorganic H pyrophosphatase; OmpA/MotB domain protein) → MNYSVYLVPILGIIGLLVMFTKFMWVSKQEAGDARMQEIAGYIADGAIAFLKAEWRVLTYFGIIVAILLAYMGSLVPNSSALIGGSFLLGAFLSALAGYIGMNIATKANVRTAHAARTSLTKALEVSFTGGSVMGIGVAGIAVLGLGSLFIILYKLYVEPSGDVNGLPMEKALEVLAGFSLGAESIALFARVGGGIYTKAADVGADLVGKVEAGIPEDDPRNPATIADNVGDNVGDVAGMGADLFGSYVATILATMVLGREITIPNDPIIGHAPIVLPMVIAGLGLIFSIIATYLVRVKDDNGNVQAALNLGNWASIAITLVASYFLVNAMLPTGTMEIRGVEFTRMDVFYAIVTGLVVGALMSIITEYYTAMGRRPVMSIIRQSATGAATNIIGGLSVGMESTVLPILVLAAGIYTSYHFAGLYGVAISAAGMMATTAMQLAIDAFGPIADNAGGIAEMSYLPEEVRGRTDILDAVGNTTAASGKGFAIASAALTALALFAAFVGISGISAIDIYKADVLAGLFVGGMIPYIFSSLAIAAVGRAAMAMVEEVRRQFREIPGIMEGTGKPEYEKCVAISTQASIREMVLPGAIALTVPVIVGFIFGPEVLGGLLAGVTVSGVLMGIFMNNAGGAWDNAKKSFEKGVLINGEMFYKKSEPHKASVTGDTVGDPFKDTSGPSMNILIKLMSIVSLVIAPYIAVKSTTASEGNREGITAQGGMHGVDLEKSTAAENVTVTENVLKFKNDKTGVDLNLSGVGKIEEQLIEFINSDKAVDKETWFDFDRLTFETGKATLKPESQVQLGNVAQILKAYPNVNVKVGGYTDNTGNANANLKLSGERASSVEAELEKLGIDKSRLEAEGYGQEHPVASNDTEEGRAQNRRISMRVTKK, encoded by the coding sequence ATGAATTACAGTGTTTATCTGGTCCCCATCCTTGGCATTATAGGCCTGCTGGTGATGTTTACCAAATTTATGTGGGTTTCGAAGCAGGAAGCCGGAGACGCCAGGATGCAGGAAATTGCAGGCTATATTGCAGATGGAGCTATTGCTTTCCTAAAAGCCGAATGGCGTGTCTTAACGTACTTCGGCATCATCGTTGCCATTCTGCTTGCCTATATGGGTAGTCTGGTACCAAATTCAAGTGCTCTCATTGGTGGTTCCTTTCTGCTGGGTGCCTTTCTGTCGGCACTAGCCGGGTATATCGGTATGAATATCGCTACGAAAGCGAACGTTCGTACGGCGCATGCTGCTCGTACCAGCCTGACAAAAGCTCTGGAAGTGTCCTTCACGGGTGGTTCAGTAATGGGTATTGGTGTCGCAGGTATTGCGGTGCTGGGACTGGGAAGCCTGTTTATTATTCTCTATAAACTTTACGTTGAACCATCGGGCGATGTAAATGGTCTGCCGATGGAAAAAGCCCTCGAAGTGCTGGCTGGTTTCTCGCTCGGTGCCGAATCGATTGCCCTATTTGCACGCGTGGGTGGTGGTATCTATACGAAAGCTGCCGACGTGGGTGCTGACCTCGTTGGTAAGGTTGAAGCCGGTATTCCGGAGGACGACCCGCGTAACCCGGCAACCATTGCCGATAACGTAGGCGATAACGTGGGCGACGTTGCCGGTATGGGTGCTGACTTATTTGGTTCGTATGTGGCTACCATTCTGGCTACGATGGTACTGGGTCGTGAGATTACGATTCCAAATGACCCCATCATAGGTCATGCACCCATTGTACTGCCGATGGTGATTGCCGGTCTAGGTTTGATCTTCTCCATCATTGCGACCTATCTGGTTCGTGTGAAAGATGATAACGGTAACGTACAGGCTGCTCTGAATCTGGGTAACTGGGCGTCGATTGCGATTACGCTGGTGGCATCTTATTTCCTTGTCAATGCTATGCTCCCGACAGGCACAATGGAAATCAGGGGTGTTGAATTTACACGTATGGATGTGTTTTATGCCATTGTAACGGGTCTGGTAGTAGGTGCTCTGATGAGTATCATCACCGAATATTACACCGCTATGGGTCGTCGGCCGGTAATGTCCATTATCCGGCAGTCGGCAACGGGCGCGGCTACAAACATCATTGGCGGTCTGTCGGTTGGGATGGAGTCTACAGTGTTGCCAATTCTAGTGCTGGCTGCCGGTATTTATACGTCATATCACTTTGCCGGTTTGTACGGGGTGGCTATTTCGGCCGCCGGTATGATGGCTACGACTGCCATGCAGTTAGCCATCGATGCCTTCGGTCCCATTGCCGATAATGCCGGTGGTATTGCCGAAATGAGTTATTTGCCCGAAGAGGTTCGTGGTCGTACCGACATTCTGGATGCCGTTGGGAACACGACAGCCGCGAGTGGTAAAGGATTTGCCATTGCCTCGGCTGCGTTGACGGCGCTGGCGTTGTTTGCCGCTTTTGTAGGTATATCCGGTATCTCAGCCATCGATATTTACAAGGCCGACGTACTGGCTGGCTTGTTTGTGGGCGGAATGATTCCATATATCTTCTCTTCGCTGGCTATTGCGGCCGTTGGTCGTGCCGCTATGGCCATGGTTGAGGAAGTGCGTCGCCAGTTCCGCGAGATTCCCGGCATCATGGAAGGAACCGGCAAGCCGGAGTACGAAAAATGTGTGGCAATCTCGACCCAGGCGTCAATCCGCGAAATGGTATTGCCAGGTGCTATCGCACTGACCGTTCCGGTAATTGTCGGGTTTATTTTTGGCCCCGAAGTGCTTGGCGGTCTACTGGCCGGTGTTACGGTGTCTGGCGTGTTAATGGGTATTTTCATGAACAACGCCGGTGGGGCCTGGGACAACGCCAAGAAGTCGTTCGAAAAAGGGGTTCTGATCAATGGAGAAATGTTCTACAAAAAGTCGGAGCCGCACAAAGCATCGGTTACGGGCGATACTGTAGGCGATCCGTTCAAAGATACATCCGGCCCATCCATGAATATCCTGATCAAACTGATGTCGATTGTGTCCCTGGTTATTGCCCCTTACATTGCGGTGAAGTCTACAACTGCCAGCGAAGGCAATCGGGAAGGAATTACGGCGCAGGGTGGCATGCATGGTGTTGATCTGGAGAAGTCTACCGCAGCCGAAAACGTAACCGTAACGGAAAATGTACTGAAATTCAAAAACGATAAGACCGGTGTCGACCTGAACTTGTCGGGCGTTGGTAAAATTGAAGAGCAGCTCATTGAGTTCATCAATTCCGATAAGGCGGTTGACAAAGAGACCTGGTTCGATTTTGACCGACTGACCTTTGAAACGGGTAAAGCAACCCTCAAGCCAGAGTCGCAGGTGCAATTAGGTAACGTAGCTCAGATTTTAAAAGCGTATCCGAATGTGAACGTTAAAGTTGGCGGTTATACGGACAATACCGGTAACGCCAATGCTAACCTGAAACTATCGGGCGAACGGGCTTCGTCGGTAGAGGCCGAACTTGAAAAGCTGGGTATCGATAAAAGCCGTCTGGAAGCTGAAGGCTACGGCCAGGAGCATCCGGTAGCATCGAACGATACCGAAGAAGGCCGGGCGCAGAATCGCCGGATTTCAATGCGGGTGACCAAGAAGTAA
- a CDS encoding efflux transporter, RND family, MFP subunit (TIGRFAM: efflux transporter, RND family, MFP subunit~PFAM: secretion protein HlyD family protein~KEGG: dar:Daro_2253 secretion protein HlyD) produces MNKHPLFPINNYPLYTRWLRLRRQLVPIPNQLVVGQLTKFLSPIRIGIQVLTGALLLSGLMSCHSESKSGEASADPSRRETNLLATATFDTAKLENAKNELNLTGKITFNQDQVVKVFPLVGGHIETLKADLGDYVRKGQVLAVIRSGDLADLEQQAVAARGQFAVAQKNQQVTEDMTKAGLSSQKDLVASQEQLQAAKGELNRVAERRRIVGGTGSVYLVKSPMSGFIVEKSASSGMELRSDDPENLFTVSNLDHVWVLANVYESDLANVHEGDAATITTISYPDKVFHGRIDKIFNVLDPDSKTLKVRVTLDNADYRLKPEMFANVSVTYAGRDQRVAIPAGAVVFDKNRNFVVLVNKENQPVVREVEIYKTIGTKTYLASGIAPGDRVVTTNQLLIYNALGS; encoded by the coding sequence ATGAACAAACACCCGCTTTTCCCAATAAACAACTATCCACTTTATACACGGTGGCTCAGGTTGCGCCGTCAGTTAGTCCCGATACCGAATCAGTTAGTCGTTGGGCAGCTTACCAAATTTCTCAGCCCTATCCGGATTGGTATTCAGGTCCTGACAGGCGCTTTGCTGCTGTCGGGTTTAATGAGCTGCCATAGTGAGTCAAAATCAGGTGAGGCATCTGCTGATCCATCACGCCGGGAAACCAACTTGCTCGCCACGGCTACGTTTGATACCGCAAAGCTAGAGAATGCCAAAAATGAGCTTAACCTGACGGGTAAGATTACCTTCAACCAGGATCAGGTGGTTAAAGTGTTTCCGCTGGTAGGCGGCCATATTGAGACGCTGAAGGCGGACTTGGGTGATTACGTTCGAAAGGGGCAGGTACTGGCCGTAATTCGCTCTGGTGACCTTGCCGACCTCGAACAACAGGCCGTAGCCGCTCGCGGTCAATTTGCCGTTGCGCAGAAAAACCAGCAGGTAACAGAAGATATGACCAAAGCCGGTCTTAGCTCACAGAAGGACTTGGTAGCCAGTCAGGAACAGCTACAAGCGGCCAAGGGCGAGCTTAACCGTGTTGCCGAACGACGTCGGATTGTTGGTGGTACGGGCTCTGTTTACCTCGTAAAATCTCCCATGAGTGGCTTTATCGTCGAGAAATCGGCCTCATCGGGCATGGAGCTTCGTTCCGATGACCCCGAGAATCTGTTTACCGTTTCTAACCTCGACCATGTTTGGGTGCTGGCTAACGTTTACGAATCCGACCTGGCTAACGTACACGAAGGTGACGCAGCTACAATAACGACCATCTCCTACCCGGATAAGGTTTTCCACGGACGAATTGACAAGATTTTTAACGTCCTTGACCCCGACAGTAAAACTCTGAAAGTGCGCGTCACGCTCGATAACGCTGATTACCGCCTTAAGCCCGAAATGTTTGCCAACGTAAGCGTTACCTATGCCGGTCGTGACCAGCGGGTAGCCATTCCGGCGGGAGCTGTTGTGTTTGACAAAAACCGTAATTTCGTCGTATTGGTCAATAAGGAAAATCAGCCTGTTGTTCGCGAAGTCGAAATTTACAAAACCATCGGTACGAAAACCTACCTCGCAAGTGGCATTGCTCCCGGCGACCGGGTTGTAACAACCAATCAGCTGTTAATCTATAACGCGCTCGGAAGCTGA
- a CDS encoding conserved hypothetical protein (KEGG: sat:SYN_01303 hypothetical protein) — protein sequence MRSTRDFLTGIITGVVIGILTAPRSGKETRDKLTEEANKRSGDLKDQWEKGVSQVKEGFEQAKTQVSQYTEKAKDQINQYKEQAQASVNTNKENVKSQYNDKVDELADDAREGVDDAQSSFKVS from the coding sequence ATGAGAAGCACAAGAGATTTTCTAACCGGTATCATCACAGGCGTTGTTATTGGTATTCTGACAGCTCCCCGTAGCGGCAAGGAAACAAGAGATAAATTAACTGAAGAAGCAAACAAGCGTTCCGGTGACCTGAAAGATCAGTGGGAGAAGGGTGTGTCTCAGGTTAAGGAAGGATTTGAGCAGGCAAAAACGCAAGTGAGCCAGTATACTGAAAAGGCGAAAGATCAAATCAATCAGTATAAAGAGCAGGCTCAGGCCTCGGTCAACACGAACAAAGAAAATGTTAAAAGTCAGTATAATGACAAAGTTGACGAACTGGCCGACGATGCTCGGGAAGGTGTAGACGACGCTCAGTCTTCGTTTAAAGTCAGCTAA
- a CDS encoding conserved hypothetical protein (KEGG: sat:SYN_01303 hypothetical protein): protein MKALPGILVGLAVGAIVGILLAPESGQKTRKRISSESDSFFKDLQDQLQSGLESIKSQYNEYVDSATEKTQDVVNQAKRKARQ from the coding sequence ATGAAAGCATTGCCAGGAATATTAGTAGGTTTAGCTGTTGGCGCTATTGTTGGAATCTTACTCGCCCCCGAAAGCGGACAGAAGACGCGCAAACGCATTTCGTCAGAGTCTGACTCATTCTTTAAGGATCTCCAGGATCAACTCCAGTCGGGTTTGGAAAGCATCAAGAGTCAGTATAATGAGTATGTTGATTCAGCTACCGAAAAGACCCAGGATGTCGTTAATCAGGCCAAACGTAAGGCAAGACAATAA
- a CDS encoding response regulator receiver protein (PFAM: response regulator receiver~SMART: response regulator receiver~KEGG: aci:ACIAD0258 type 4 fimbriae expression regulatory protein), translated as MNTTALAKRVLIVDDEADICLLLSGLLRRLGYQPTCAHFIEEGRQWLDSQQFDAIFLDLNLPDGLGFDLLPFIKDGQNEAKVIMISAFDGQAERRRATEQGADYFIGKPFTRRSVETALQTIQV; from the coding sequence ATGAATACAACAGCTCTTGCTAAACGAGTGTTGATTGTCGATGATGAAGCGGATATATGCTTGCTATTATCTGGACTGTTACGTCGGTTAGGTTATCAACCTACCTGTGCTCATTTTATAGAAGAAGGCCGTCAATGGCTGGATTCACAGCAGTTTGATGCTATATTCCTGGACCTGAATCTTCCGGATGGACTGGGATTCGATTTGCTTCCATTCATAAAGGATGGGCAGAATGAGGCTAAAGTAATCATGATAAGTGCCTTCGACGGGCAGGCTGAAAGACGACGTGCAACGGAGCAGGGAGCCGATTATTTTATTGGTAAACCATTCACCCGTCGCTCGGTTGAGACAGCATTGCAAACCATTCAGGTTTGA
- a CDS encoding two component, sigma54 specific, transcriptional regulator, Fis family (PFAM: sigma-54 factor interaction domain-containing protein; helix-turn-helix Fis-type; response regulator receiver~SMART: response regulator receiver; AAA ATPase~KEGG: geo:Geob_1823 two component, sigma54 specific, transcriptional regulator, Fis family): protein MEKILIIDDNNDICLLLERFLTKQGYKTASVQRGDDGLVLLRKESFELVICDFKLPDIDGLEMLRRIKVMHPTTAVIIITGYSDVRVAVQTVKHGAYDYVTKPLYPDEILYTIKGALERRGQSLSQAKAVTPAAAPAVKSSTVKAASGKSSLTPDGKRFIFGKSRAAEQLQKHIDLIAPTDMSVIITGETGTGKEFVANAIHLKSKRADKPFVAIDCGALGKELAGSELFGHVKGSFTGAMSDKAGSFEYANGGTIFLDEIGNLSYDNQIKLLRVLQERKIRRIGSNQDIPVDVRIIVATNEDLREAVRQGKFREDIYHRIAEFEMHLSPLRERKADVMIFAEHFLESANQQLEKDILGFEEEAKEKLKEYYWHGNLRELQNVVKRAVLLTQGDYIEADVLPQEIISPQYLTAEDTGTSSIQINYDPARPGVPVFSQSAANLKSVSENAERAAILKVLEKTGYNKTKAAEVLNIDRKTLYNKLKAYDIHL, encoded by the coding sequence ATGGAAAAAATTCTGATTATTGACGATAACAACGACATATGTCTGCTTTTAGAACGTTTTTTGACAAAGCAGGGGTATAAGACGGCATCGGTTCAGCGGGGGGATGATGGTCTCGTTCTGTTGCGTAAAGAATCGTTTGAGTTAGTCATTTGTGATTTCAAACTTCCTGACATAGATGGTCTTGAAATGCTTCGCCGTATTAAGGTGATGCATCCCACAACCGCTGTCATTATCATTACCGGTTACTCCGATGTGCGTGTTGCTGTGCAAACAGTGAAACACGGGGCGTATGACTACGTAACCAAACCGCTTTACCCCGACGAAATCCTGTACACCATCAAAGGTGCACTCGAACGTCGTGGGCAATCTCTAAGTCAAGCTAAGGCAGTCACCCCGGCTGCAGCACCCGCTGTTAAATCCAGCACCGTCAAAGCAGCATCGGGTAAGTCGTCGCTAACGCCCGATGGTAAACGGTTCATTTTCGGAAAGAGCCGGGCAGCTGAACAACTTCAAAAACACATTGATCTGATTGCGCCAACCGATATGTCCGTCATTATTACGGGCGAAACCGGTACAGGGAAAGAGTTTGTTGCCAATGCTATTCATTTGAAAAGCAAACGGGCAGACAAACCTTTTGTCGCTATTGATTGTGGAGCCTTAGGAAAAGAATTAGCGGGTAGCGAGTTGTTCGGCCATGTAAAAGGGTCGTTCACTGGTGCCATGTCCGACAAGGCCGGCAGTTTCGAATATGCCAACGGCGGAACTATCTTTCTCGACGAGATCGGCAATTTATCCTACGATAACCAGATCAAATTGCTCAGGGTATTGCAGGAGCGTAAAATCCGGCGTATTGGTAGCAATCAGGATATTCCGGTTGACGTACGTATCATCGTTGCTACCAATGAAGACCTTCGTGAAGCGGTACGGCAGGGTAAATTCCGCGAAGATATTTACCACCGCATTGCGGAGTTTGAGATGCATTTGTCACCCCTGCGTGAGCGAAAAGCCGATGTCATGATCTTTGCCGAGCACTTTCTTGAATCGGCTAATCAGCAACTGGAAAAGGATATTCTGGGGTTTGAGGAGGAAGCTAAGGAAAAGCTCAAGGAATACTACTGGCACGGTAACCTGCGCGAGTTGCAGAATGTAGTGAAGCGTGCCGTATTACTTACACAAGGAGATTATATTGAAGCCGATGTGCTACCCCAGGAGATAATATCTCCCCAGTACTTGACGGCGGAAGATACCGGGACATCATCCATTCAAATCAACTATGACCCGGCCCGCCCTGGTGTGCCCGTCTTTAGTCAATCGGCTGCTAATTTGAAATCAGTTTCCGAAAATGCCGAGCGGGCCGCTATTCTGAAAGTTCTGGAGAAAACTGGTTATAATAAAACTAAAGCAGCCGAAGTGCTTAATATTGATCGTAAGACTCTATACAACAAACTAAAGGCTTATGACATCCATCTGTAA
- a CDS encoding response regulator receiver protein (PFAM: response regulator receiver~SMART: response regulator receiver~KEGG: amc:MADE_01274 putative two-component response regulator), producing MHRKQALMTILIADDDSDDRLFMERALRQSGYTQTIQFVEDGEDLMEYLHRKGRYTEQNAPWPDLLILDLNMPRKNGFQALSEIKDDSKLRRLPVVVMTTSSADEDILKTYTLGVNSFVTKPFNFNRLVEMVGALKTYWMDTVKLP from the coding sequence ATGCACCGTAAGCAAGCCCTTATGACCATCCTGATTGCTGATGACGATTCCGATGATCGCTTATTCATGGAACGCGCCCTTCGACAGAGTGGATACACACAAACTATTCAATTCGTTGAAGACGGCGAGGACCTGATGGAGTATCTGCACCGTAAAGGTCGTTATACCGAACAGAATGCCCCCTGGCCCGACCTGCTGATTCTTGACCTGAATATGCCGCGGAAGAATGGCTTCCAGGCACTTAGTGAAATTAAAGACGACTCCAAACTGCGTCGATTACCCGTTGTCGTTATGACAACATCCTCAGCCGATGAAGATATATTGAAGACTTATACATTAGGCGTGAATTCATTCGTTACGAAGCCATTCAACTTTAACCGGTTGGTTGAAATGGTTGGTGCCCTCAAGACCTACTGGATGGATACTGTTAAATTGCCGTAA